A genomic stretch from Erigeron canadensis isolate Cc75 chromosome 9, C_canadensis_v1, whole genome shotgun sequence includes:
- the LOC122581922 gene encoding glycine-rich protein A3-like, with protein sequence MGGGADDERNNNNNGDQDKGLFSHLAGYAAGGGHYPPQYGPYPPHGSHGYPYPPSGGYPPSGYPPPGGYPPHAYPPPGGYPQHGYPPAGYPPAGYPPTGYPGPSGHHSGHGGPGMGTLLAGGAAAAAAAYGAHHIAHGAYGHHGGYGHFGGHHGKFKHGKFKHGKFGKRWKHGHGMFGGKHKGFFGGKHKMWK encoded by the exons ATGGGTGGCGGTGCTGATGATGAAcgtaacaataacaataacggTGATCAAGACAAAGGACTGTTTTCTCACCTAGCTGGATATGCTGCTGGTGGTGGACACTACCCTCCACAATATGGACCATACCCTCCTCATGGCTCTCATGGGTATCCTTACCCTCCTTCTGGAGGTTACCCACCATCTGGTTATCCTCCACCTGGTGGATATCCACCACATGCTTACCCTCCACCAGGCGGTTATCCACAGCATGGCTATCCTCCTGCTGGCTATCCCCCAGCTGGCTACCCCCCAACAGGCTATCCTGGTCCATCAGGACATCATTCAG GACATGGAGGACCTGGAATGGGAACATTGCTAGCTGGAGGAGCAGCAGCCGCTGCAGCTGCATACGGGGCACACCATATTGCTCATGGTGCTTATGGACATCATGGTGGTTATGGACACTTTGGGGGTCACCATGGTAAGTTCAAACATGGTAAGTTCAAGCATGGGAAGTTCGGAAAGCGATGGAAGCACGGGCACGGGATGTTTGGTGGAAAGCATAAGGGCTTTTTTGGAGGAAAGCACAAAATGTGGAAGTGA